A portion of the Streptomyces erythrochromogenes genome contains these proteins:
- a CDS encoding CASTOR/POLLUX-related putative ion channel — MAQQHTTSLRLRLQYRFDNLVAGGTTPLIGWLALACLAVVVPASAVLVWADRAAPPTFSGRLTAVWVSVGQTLKLGGAVGSPLYVLASVTLALVALLFVSTLVSLITTGINGRILSLRRGHSTVLEAGHTVVLGWSDQILPVVSELVAANANQRRSAIAVLAPRDKVDMEDEVATGLGGTGGRTGTGGLTGTGRRTGTGATRIICRSGPTTDPTALARVSPQTSKAVLVLPPDGDSGDAHVVKTLLALDAVLTRPRGTVVVAAVRDSRNHLTAKLAAGPGGHVLCADEIIARLLVQTARQPGLSLVYQDLLDFDGDEFYTAAAQGLAGRTFGEALLAFTTSAVVGLLHADGRVVLNPDPHTEIGADDRIILVSEDDDTAVPEPAGPWVDEDAIVTARPRSRFAERLLLLGWNRRAPLVLEQLDEFVSPGTTLDVVALGDGATLRTAAEVAAARSRLEVAFRSGDITDPDVLAKLDVPSYDSVIVIGETDRESAPAPAPAPAAAAPDTAPPAFAPEPGSATDDRTLVTLLHLRAIGEAADCELPLTTEMSDDGNRLLAPARAGADFIVSGRLISLLMTQISQSGHLADVFEELFKAEGSEFYLRPVADYVRTDREVAFATVVESARRRRECAVGYRLRAQAATAPSYGVRLNPDKRQRVRFGEHDWVVVLAES; from the coding sequence ATGGCACAGCAGCACACGACGTCCCTGCGGCTGCGCCTGCAGTACCGGTTCGACAACCTGGTGGCGGGCGGAACCACCCCGCTCATCGGGTGGCTGGCGCTGGCCTGCCTGGCCGTCGTGGTCCCGGCGAGCGCGGTGCTGGTCTGGGCCGACCGGGCGGCGCCGCCGACCTTCTCGGGGCGGCTCACCGCCGTATGGGTCAGCGTCGGGCAGACCCTCAAGCTCGGCGGCGCGGTCGGCTCGCCCCTCTACGTGCTCGCCTCGGTGACGCTCGCCCTGGTGGCCCTGCTGTTCGTGTCGACGCTGGTCAGTCTGATCACCACCGGCATCAACGGGCGCATCCTGTCGCTGCGCCGCGGGCACTCCACGGTGCTGGAAGCGGGGCACACCGTCGTCCTGGGCTGGTCCGACCAGATCCTCCCGGTGGTCTCGGAACTCGTCGCGGCCAACGCCAACCAGCGCCGGTCCGCCATTGCCGTCCTCGCCCCGAGGGACAAGGTGGACATGGAGGACGAGGTCGCCACGGGCCTCGGCGGTACGGGGGGCCGTACGGGTACGGGGGGCCTTACGGGCACGGGACGCCGTACGGGCACGGGCGCCACCCGGATCATCTGCCGCAGCGGCCCCACCACCGACCCGACGGCGCTGGCCAGGGTGAGCCCGCAGACCTCCAAGGCGGTCCTCGTGCTGCCTCCCGACGGTGACTCGGGCGACGCCCACGTGGTGAAGACCCTGCTCGCCCTCGACGCCGTGCTCACCCGCCCGCGCGGCACGGTGGTGGTCGCCGCGGTCCGCGACTCCCGCAACCACCTCACCGCCAAGCTGGCGGCCGGGCCCGGCGGGCACGTGCTGTGCGCCGACGAGATCATCGCCCGGCTCCTCGTCCAGACCGCCCGCCAGCCCGGGCTCTCCCTCGTCTACCAGGACTTGCTGGACTTCGACGGCGACGAGTTCTACACCGCCGCCGCGCAGGGTCTCGCCGGGCGCACCTTCGGCGAGGCCCTTCTGGCGTTCACCACGTCCGCGGTGGTCGGACTTCTGCACGCCGACGGCCGTGTGGTACTCAATCCGGATCCGCACACGGAGATCGGCGCGGACGACCGGATCATCCTGGTCTCCGAGGACGACGACACGGCCGTGCCGGAGCCGGCGGGCCCCTGGGTCGACGAGGACGCGATCGTCACCGCCCGTCCCCGGTCCCGTTTCGCCGAACGCCTGCTCCTGCTCGGCTGGAACCGGCGCGCACCACTCGTCCTCGAACAGCTCGACGAGTTCGTGAGCCCCGGCACCACCCTGGACGTCGTCGCCCTCGGCGACGGGGCGACGCTGCGGACCGCCGCCGAGGTGGCCGCGGCGCGCAGCCGTCTCGAAGTGGCCTTCCGCAGCGGGGACATCACCGACCCGGACGTCCTGGCCAAACTGGACGTGCCCTCCTACGACAGCGTGATCGTGATCGGCGAGACGGACCGCGAGTCCGCGCCCGCCCCCGCGCCCGCCCCCGCGGCCGCGGCGCCCGATACGGCCCCGCCCGCCTTCGCCCCGGAGCCCGGGAGCGCCACGGACGACCGGACCCTGGTGACGCTGCTGCACCTGCGGGCGATCGGCGAGGCGGCGGACTGCGAACTCCCGCTCACCACCGAGATGTCCGACGACGGCAACCGCCTGCTCGCGCCCGCCCGGGCCGGCGCCGACTTCATCGTCAGCGGCCGGCTGATCAGCCTGCTGATGACGCAGATCTCGCAGAGCGGTCATCTCGCCGACGTCTTCGAGGAGTTGTTCAAGGCGGAGGGCAGCGAGTTCTATCTGAGGCCGGTGGCGGACTACGTCCGCACCGACCGTGAGGTGGCGTTCGCGACGGTGGTCGAGTCGGCGCGCCGCCGCCGGGAGTGCGCGGTCGGCTACCGGCTGCGCGCGCAGGCCGCCACGGCTCCCTCGTACGGTGTGCGGCTCAATCCCGACAAGCGGCAGCGGGTCCGCTTCGGCGAGCACGACTGGGTGGTCGTGCTCGCCGAGAGCTGA
- a CDS encoding DUF6434 domain-containing protein: MSTNAGEVRPLLSTALTGAELLRWYWTLAELTGLARQMGVAARGGKAAVTARLAAALDGLPEPAATGPAAPRRAGRQLAAPVDGTTVIPQGQRCSQVLREYFVREIGPGFHFDAFMREYVAGHAGHTLAEAVEHWHATRERAAEPQEVGAQFEFNRFLRDWHARHPGGARTDALAAWQAHRARPRD, translated from the coding sequence GTGAGTACGAATGCGGGGGAGGTGCGCCCCCTCCTGTCGACGGCGCTGACCGGGGCGGAACTGCTGCGCTGGTACTGGACCCTGGCCGAACTGACCGGACTGGCGCGGCAGATGGGCGTAGCCGCCCGGGGCGGGAAGGCCGCCGTCACCGCCCGGCTCGCCGCCGCGCTCGACGGCCTGCCCGAGCCCGCGGCCACGGGGCCCGCCGCGCCCCGCCGCGCGGGGCGGCAACTCGCCGCCCCCGTCGACGGGACGACGGTGATCCCGCAGGGGCAGCGCTGCAGCCAGGTGCTGCGGGAGTACTTCGTACGGGAGATCGGGCCCGGCTTCCACTTCGACGCCTTCATGCGGGAGTACGTCGCCGGGCACGCGGGTCACACCCTCGCCGAGGCCGTCGAGCACTGGCACGCAACCCGGGAGCGGGCGGCCGAACCCCAGGAGGTCGGAGCCCAGTTCGAGTTCAACCGCTTCCTGCGCGACTGGCACGCCCGCCACCCCGGCGGCGCGCGCACGGACGCCCTGGCCGCCTGGCAGGCCCACCGGGCCCGCCCCCGCGACTGA
- a CDS encoding TetR/AcrR family transcriptional regulator: MTPENPGSPGSPVNPSAPTPKGHQRRAALLDAAEHVLGSAGGAELTMRAVADAAGVRLGHLQYYFPARSDLLAALLDRILTASLARVAALGEAGDAAGDLAAVLDALLGDHDDPSLVRLFTEVWAMAAHDEDAAGAVRAFYAAYAGHVARFVRDRSPGLDPVAAHSRAEVFVMLMEGAALFRSGIAGRAAPVTDAVLRRTLLDLLGLPGPGGGAA; encoded by the coding sequence ATGACCCCCGAGAACCCCGGCAGCCCCGGCAGCCCCGTCAACCCCTCGGCGCCGACCCCGAAGGGGCACCAGCGGCGCGCGGCCCTGCTGGACGCGGCGGAGCACGTCCTCGGCTCGGCGGGGGGCGCCGAACTGACGATGCGGGCGGTCGCCGACGCGGCGGGCGTCCGGCTGGGCCACCTCCAGTACTACTTCCCGGCCCGTTCCGATCTCCTGGCCGCCCTGCTCGACCGCATCCTCACGGCTTCGCTGGCGCGCGTCGCCGCCCTCGGGGAGGCCGGCGACGCGGCCGGCGACCTGGCGGCCGTCCTCGACGCCCTCCTCGGCGACCACGACGACCCGTCCCTGGTACGGCTGTTCACCGAGGTCTGGGCCATGGCCGCGCACGACGAGGACGCGGCCGGAGCCGTCCGCGCCTTCTACGCCGCGTACGCCGGGCATGTGGCCCGCTTCGTCCGCGACCGCTCCCCCGGCCTGGACCCGGTCGCGGCTCACTCCCGCGCCGAGGTCTTCGTGATGCTCATGGAGGGCGCGGCACTGTTCCGTTCGGGCATCGCCGGCCGTGCCGCCCCGGTCACCGACGCCGTGCTCCGCCGTACCCTGCTCGACCTGCTCGGGCTGCCCGGCCCCGGGGGCGGGGCCGCGTAG
- a CDS encoding hydrolase, with product MPADPNGLALGEDTALVLIDLQTGILALPTTRPAPEVLERGVALAEAFRARRLPVVLVKVAWSPDGGDLPTSNVDRPGPAAAPPAAFSEIPAELAALGDVVVTKRHWGAFTGTELDLQLRRRGIHRIVLAGISTSVGVESTARTAWELSYDLVFPEDATADTDADSHAHTFGKIFPRIGKVSTTDEVIAALRP from the coding sequence ATGCCCGCCGACCCGAACGGCCTCGCCCTCGGCGAGGACACCGCCCTGGTCCTCATCGACCTGCAGACCGGCATCCTGGCGCTGCCCACCACCAGGCCCGCCCCCGAGGTCCTGGAGCGGGGCGTCGCGCTCGCCGAGGCGTTCCGTGCCCGACGACTGCCCGTGGTCCTGGTCAAGGTGGCCTGGTCGCCGGACGGCGGGGACCTTCCCACCTCCAACGTGGACCGCCCGGGCCCGGCCGCCGCCCCGCCCGCAGCGTTCTCCGAGATCCCCGCCGAACTCGCCGCCCTCGGGGACGTGGTCGTCACCAAGCGCCACTGGGGCGCCTTCACCGGCACCGAGCTGGACCTCCAGCTCCGCCGCCGCGGCATCCACCGCATCGTCCTGGCCGGCATCTCCACCAGCGTCGGCGTCGAGTCCACCGCCCGTACGGCATGGGAGCTCAGCTACGACCTGGTCTTCCCGGAGGACGCCACCGCCGACACCGACGCCGACTCCCACGCGCACACCTTCGGCAAGATCTTCCCGCGCATCGGCAAGGTGAGCACCACCGACGAGGTCATCGCCGCCCTGCGCCCCTGA
- a CDS encoding saccharopine dehydrogenase family protein: MTDALRHDPSAPVLITGGYGTVGAEIARMVAPGAPILLTGRTPERGRALAAETGAEVRAWDLGAAAPFRADARAVVNAVNDPEDRVLRAAVEGGVPYVDITRWTARMQRAVTVATLLGPTAPVLLSSAWMGGVSSLVAASLAADLGGAEQVEIAVRWDMADRSGADSVEFMDRLGVGFEVVDGGRRRIAGPLTEARTVVIGGAPVRVARIDTPEQFTLPLTLATSTAATRIGFSSPAATRALLALRGTGFFHWAGGERWAPARRALLHSPGEGGTAQLRIDVSHGGRSRTATVTDARGQGHLTAVGAFLGLHRVLGTDGAAPPQGVVFPEQHPDPVAAAARLADHGVRVELDRAGTGAAA; encoded by the coding sequence ATGACTGATGCCCTGCGGCACGACCCGTCCGCCCCCGTCCTGATCACCGGGGGGTACGGAACCGTCGGCGCCGAGATCGCCCGTATGGTCGCCCCCGGCGCCCCGATCCTGCTCACCGGCCGCACGCCCGAGCGCGGCCGGGCCCTGGCCGCCGAGACCGGCGCCGAGGTGCGCGCGTGGGACCTCGGCGCCGCGGCACCCTTCCGCGCGGACGCAAGGGCCGTGGTCAACGCGGTCAACGACCCGGAGGACCGGGTCCTGCGCGCCGCCGTCGAAGGCGGCGTCCCCTACGTCGACATCACCCGCTGGACGGCCCGGATGCAGCGGGCGGTCACCGTGGCGACCCTGCTGGGACCGACCGCGCCCGTCCTGCTGTCCTCGGCCTGGATGGGCGGAGTGAGCAGCCTCGTCGCCGCGTCGCTCGCCGCCGATCTGGGCGGCGCCGAGCAGGTGGAGATCGCCGTCCGCTGGGACATGGCCGACCGGTCCGGCGCGGACTCGGTGGAGTTCATGGACCGGCTCGGTGTGGGGTTCGAAGTTGTCGACGGCGGGCGCCGCCGGATCGCCGGCCCGCTCACGGAAGCCCGTACGGTCGTCATCGGCGGGGCTCCCGTACGGGTCGCGCGCATCGACACCCCGGAGCAGTTCACCCTCCCGCTGACCCTGGCCACCTCCACCGCGGCCACCCGCATCGGCTTCAGCTCCCCGGCCGCCACCCGCGCGCTCCTCGCCCTGCGGGGCACCGGCTTCTTCCACTGGGCCGGCGGGGAGCGCTGGGCGCCGGCGCGCCGCGCCCTGCTGCACTCGCCCGGGGAGGGCGGTACGGCGCAGCTGCGCATCGACGTGTCGCACGGCGGGCGCAGCCGCACCGCGACCGTCACCGACGCGCGCGGCCAGGGCCATCTGACCGCCGTCGGGGCGTTCCTGGGCCTGCACCGCGTGCTGGGCACCGACGGGGCGGCGCCGCCGCAGGGGGTGGTCTTCCCCGAGCAGCACCCCGACCCGGTCGCGGCGGCCGCGCGGCTCGCGGACCACGGCGTACGCGTCGAGCTCGACCGGGCGGGGACGGGGGCGGCGGCATGA
- a CDS encoding ATP-binding cassette domain-containing protein yields MHIAADNHQVIQVRGARENNLADISLDIPKRRLTVFTGVSGSGKSSLVFGTIAAESQRMINETYTAFIQSFMPSLGRPDVDGLHNLSAAIVVDQERMGAGSRSTVGTATDAYTMLRIVYSRVGTPHIGTSSAFSFNNPDGMCPRCEGVGEVSDIDVDQLVDRELTLNEGAITVPGFAVESWYWQNMANSGFYSPDTKLKDFTEQEWADFLHKSAVKVKAGSNGFTYEGLITKITRLYLAKDRESMQPHIRAFVDRAVIFTACPDCGGTRLSAAALSSRIHGVNIAECASMQISELAGFVRRIDDPAVAPMLVNLRSLLDSLVEIGLGYLSLDRPSGTLSGGEAQRVKMVRHLGSSLTDVTYVFDEPTTGLHPHDIQRMNDLLLRLRDKGNTVLVVEHKPEVIAIADHVVDLGPGAGTAGGQLCYSGDVAGLRTSGTLTGRHLGHRARLRESVRTPRGHLSVKGADLHNLKDVSVDVPLGVLTVVTGVAGSGKSSLIHGYLSGREGVVVADQSPIRGSRRSNPATYTGLLGPIRTAFAKANGVKAALFSANSEGACPKCNGLGLVYTDLAMMAGVATVCEECEGKRFTPEVLTYRLRGKNISEVLNMPVAEAHEFFTTGQARAVLGRLSDVGLSYVRLGQPLNTLSGGERQRLKLAISMAEKSSTYILDEPTTGLHMADVDKLLALLDRLVDDGNSVIVIEHHQAVMAHADWLIDIGPGGGHSGGQVVFEGTPASLVADGDTLTARHLREYVGADA; encoded by the coding sequence GTGCACATCGCCGCCGACAACCACCAGGTCATCCAGGTCCGGGGAGCCCGGGAGAACAATCTCGCCGACATCTCTCTGGACATCCCCAAGCGTCGCCTCACGGTCTTCACCGGCGTCTCCGGCTCCGGGAAGTCCTCCCTCGTCTTCGGCACCATCGCCGCCGAGTCACAGCGGATGATCAACGAGACGTACACCGCCTTCATCCAGTCCTTCATGCCGAGCCTCGGCCGGCCGGACGTGGACGGACTGCACAACCTGAGCGCCGCCATCGTGGTGGACCAGGAGCGGATGGGCGCGGGTTCCCGCTCCACCGTGGGCACGGCCACCGACGCCTACACCATGCTGCGGATCGTCTACTCCCGTGTCGGCACGCCCCACATCGGCACGTCCAGCGCATTCAGCTTCAACAACCCCGACGGGATGTGCCCGCGCTGCGAGGGCGTCGGCGAGGTCTCCGACATCGACGTGGACCAGCTGGTCGACCGCGAACTCACGCTCAACGAGGGCGCGATCACCGTCCCCGGCTTCGCCGTGGAGTCCTGGTACTGGCAGAACATGGCGAACTCCGGCTTCTACTCCCCCGACACGAAACTGAAGGACTTCACCGAGCAGGAGTGGGCCGACTTCCTCCACAAGAGCGCGGTGAAGGTGAAGGCCGGCTCCAACGGCTTCACCTACGAGGGCCTGATCACCAAGATCACTCGCCTCTACCTGGCCAAGGACCGCGAGTCCATGCAGCCCCACATCCGCGCCTTCGTGGACCGCGCGGTGATCTTCACCGCCTGCCCGGACTGCGGGGGCACCCGCCTCTCGGCGGCTGCGCTGTCCTCGCGCATCCATGGCGTGAACATCGCCGAGTGCGCGTCGATGCAGATCAGCGAACTCGCCGGCTTCGTGCGCCGGATCGACGATCCCGCCGTGGCCCCGATGCTGGTCAACCTCCGCAGCCTGCTCGACTCCCTCGTCGAGATCGGCCTGGGCTACCTCAGCCTGGACCGCCCCTCGGGCACGCTCTCCGGCGGCGAGGCCCAGCGCGTGAAGATGGTCCGGCACCTGGGCTCCTCCCTCACGGACGTCACGTACGTCTTCGACGAGCCCACCACCGGCCTGCACCCGCACGACATCCAGCGCATGAACGACCTGCTGCTGCGCCTGCGCGACAAGGGCAACACCGTGCTGGTCGTGGAGCACAAGCCCGAGGTCATCGCGATCGCCGACCACGTCGTCGACCTCGGCCCGGGCGCCGGCACGGCCGGCGGACAGCTCTGCTACAGCGGGGACGTGGCCGGGCTGCGCACCTCCGGCACCCTCACCGGCCGCCACCTCGGGCACCGGGCGCGGCTGCGGGAGTCGGTGCGCACCCCGCGCGGCCACCTGTCGGTGAAGGGCGCCGACCTGCACAACCTGAAGGACGTCAGCGTGGACGTGCCGCTCGGCGTGCTCACGGTGGTGACCGGTGTCGCGGGATCCGGGAAGAGCTCGCTGATCCACGGCTACCTGTCCGGGCGCGAGGGGGTGGTGGTGGCCGACCAGTCGCCGATCCGCGGTTCGCGCCGGTCCAACCCGGCCACCTACACCGGGCTGCTGGGGCCGATCCGGACGGCCTTCGCCAAGGCCAACGGCGTCAAGGCAGCGCTGTTCAGCGCGAATTCGGAGGGCGCCTGCCCGAAGTGCAACGGCCTCGGGCTCGTCTACACGGACCTGGCGATGATGGCCGGGGTGGCCACGGTGTGCGAGGAGTGCGAGGGCAAGCGGTTCACCCCCGAGGTGCTGACGTACCGCCTGCGCGGCAAGAACATCAGCGAGGTGCTGAACATGCCGGTCGCCGAGGCGCACGAGTTCTTCACCACCGGGCAGGCACGGGCCGTCCTGGGCCGCCTGTCCGACGTGGGCCTCTCCTACGTCCGGCTCGGCCAGCCGCTCAACACCCTGTCGGGCGGCGAGCGGCAGAGGCTGAAGCTCGCGATCAGCATGGCGGAGAAGTCCTCGACGTACATCCTGGACGAGCCGACGACCGGACTGCACATGGCCGACGTCGACAAGCTGCTGGCCCTGCTGGACCGGCTCGTCGACGACGGCAACTCGGTGATCGTCATCGAGCACCACCAGGCCGTGATGGCGCACGCCGACTGGCTGATCGACATCGGCCCCGGCGGCGGTCACTCCGGCGGCCAGGTCGTCTTCGAGGGCACTCCGGCCTCGCTGGTGGCCGACGGCGACACGCTGACCGCCCGTCACCTGCGGGAGTACGTCGGCGCGGACGCGTAG
- a CDS encoding flavin monoamine oxidase family protein: protein MIIDSSPTPGSDPDPEPAEDTARRPSRRTLIAGAAVVAGAGALTVATASAGTPQAPAGSARPDWETCLTIARAVLVRGDDDQPLVPGYTDILLGNGLPRSRMPRRKVLVVGAGPAGLTAAHLLREAGHEVTVIEANGNRVGGRIKTFRTGGHEKSPAAFADPKQYAEAGAMRIPDSHPLVTGLIDSLGLKRRRFHLVDVDGSGRPAYRTWIFVNGVRVRRADYARSPQTLNRSFGVPAAYEGIPAAQIVRNAFAPVRKEIEGKKDKALVEGWARIIQRYGHMSMYRYLTEEAKLDERTIDLVGTVENLTSRLHLAFVHSFIGASLISPDTAFFELPGGTATLADALYARVEDIVRLDRRATRITHGEGRVTVDTVSEGRGGRPVQRETFTGDTAIITVPFSGLRHIPVTPALSYGKRRAITELHYDAATKVLLEFSRRWWEFDEADWKRELEAVQPGLYRKYQLGQTPEDGSLLGAHSSVARSGISGAQRAHYAACRSLTRDQPEAAGVIGGGSATDNPNRFMFQPSYPVEGSRGGVVLASYSWSDDALKWDSLDDDERYPRALAGVQEVFGQRIEVFYTGVGRTQSWMRDPYAYGEASVLLPGQHTELFPHVRKAEGNLHFAGCHTSIKPAWIEGALESAVRTALEVHTSA, encoded by the coding sequence ATGATCATCGACTCTTCCCCGACACCCGGCTCCGACCCCGACCCCGAGCCCGCGGAGGACACCGCACGACGCCCCTCCCGTCGTACGCTCATCGCCGGCGCAGCCGTGGTCGCGGGAGCCGGCGCCCTCACGGTCGCCACCGCGTCCGCCGGGACCCCGCAGGCGCCGGCCGGCTCCGCGCGCCCGGACTGGGAGACCTGCCTCACGATCGCCCGGGCCGTACTCGTACGGGGCGACGACGACCAGCCCCTGGTGCCCGGTTACACGGACATCCTCCTCGGGAACGGCCTGCCGCGCTCCCGCATGCCCCGCCGGAAGGTGCTGGTCGTCGGCGCCGGGCCGGCCGGCCTGACCGCCGCCCACCTGCTGCGCGAGGCCGGCCACGAGGTCACCGTCATCGAGGCCAACGGCAACCGCGTCGGCGGCCGGATCAAGACATTCCGCACCGGCGGACACGAGAAGTCCCCTGCGGCCTTCGCCGACCCCAAGCAGTACGCCGAAGCCGGCGCCATGCGGATCCCCGACAGCCACCCGCTGGTCACCGGCCTGATCGACAGCCTCGGCCTCAAGCGCCGGCGCTTCCACCTCGTCGACGTCGACGGCTCGGGCCGCCCCGCCTACCGCACCTGGATCTTCGTCAACGGCGTCCGCGTCCGCCGCGCCGACTACGCGCGCAGCCCGCAGACCCTCAACCGCTCCTTCGGGGTGCCGGCGGCCTACGAGGGGATCCCCGCCGCGCAGATCGTCCGCAACGCCTTCGCCCCCGTACGCAAGGAGATCGAGGGCAAGAAGGACAAGGCGCTCGTCGAAGGCTGGGCCCGCATCATCCAGCGCTACGGCCACATGTCGATGTACCGCTACCTGACCGAGGAGGCGAAGCTCGACGAGCGCACGATCGACCTGGTCGGAACCGTCGAGAACCTCACCTCCCGCCTCCACCTCGCCTTCGTGCACAGCTTCATCGGGGCCTCCCTCATCAGCCCCGACACCGCCTTCTTCGAACTGCCCGGCGGCACCGCCACCCTGGCCGACGCCCTCTACGCCCGGGTCGAGGACATCGTGCGGCTCGACCGGCGCGCCACCCGGATCACCCACGGGGAGGGCAGGGTCACCGTCGACACCGTCTCCGAGGGCCGCGGCGGCCGCCCCGTACAGCGCGAGACCTTCACCGGCGACACCGCCATCATCACCGTCCCCTTCTCCGGGCTGCGCCACATCCCCGTCACCCCCGCCCTCTCCTACGGCAAGCGGCGCGCGATCACCGAGCTGCACTACGACGCGGCCACCAAGGTGCTGCTGGAGTTCAGCCGCCGCTGGTGGGAGTTCGACGAGGCCGACTGGAAGCGCGAACTGGAAGCCGTGCAGCCCGGCCTGTACCGCAAGTACCAGCTCGGGCAGACCCCGGAGGACGGGTCACTGCTGGGCGCCCACTCCTCCGTAGCCCGCAGCGGCATCTCCGGCGCCCAGCGGGCCCACTACGCGGCCTGCCGCAGCCTCACCCGCGACCAGCCCGAGGCCGCCGGAGTCATCGGCGGCGGCTCGGCCACCGACAACCCCAACCGCTTCATGTTCCAGCCCTCCTACCCCGTCGAGGGCAGCCGGGGCGGGGTCGTGCTCGCCTCCTACAGCTGGTCGGACGACGCCCTGAAGTGGGACTCCCTGGACGACGACGAGCGCTACCCCCGCGCCCTGGCCGGCGTCCAGGAGGTGTTCGGGCAGCGGATCGAGGTGTTCTACACCGGCGTCGGACGCACCCAGTCCTGGATGCGCGACCCCTACGCCTACGGCGAGGCCTCCGTACTGCTGCCCGGCCAGCACACCGAGCTGTTCCCGCACGTCCGCAAGGCGGAGGGGAACCTGCACTTCGCGGGCTGCCACACCTCCATCAAGCCGGCGTGGATCGAGGGCGCCCTGGAATCCGCGGTGCGCACCGCGCTGGAGGTCCACACCTCGGCGTGA
- a CDS encoding enoyl-CoA hydratase/isomerase family protein, with protein MKTEPETDAKAPSDDDTVLFHVEGRTGVLTLNRPRALNALTHPMVLRISEALDAWADDPAVGQVLIRGAGERGLCAGGDIRAIHDDAKAGNTASAGFWRDEYRLNARIARYPKPYVALMDGIVMGGGVGVSSHGSVRVVTERSRVAMPETGIGFVPDVGGTWLLGRAPGRLGTHLALTGTAVGAADALLCGLADHFVPAARLPELTAALATAPADEVLPRYAAAPEPGVLAGGRSWIDHCYAAGTVEEIVERLLGQGDPAAKEAAETILAKSPTALKATLAAVRRSAALGTLEEALAQEYRVSCNALTSPDLVEGIRAQVVDKDRNPRWSPPTLAGVTAADVERFFAPLGEDRELRLP; from the coding sequence GTGAAGACCGAACCCGAGACCGACGCCAAGGCCCCCTCCGACGACGACACCGTCCTGTTCCACGTCGAGGGGCGGACCGGCGTGCTCACCCTCAACCGCCCCAGGGCCCTCAACGCCCTCACCCACCCCATGGTGCTGCGGATCTCCGAGGCCCTCGACGCCTGGGCGGACGACCCCGCCGTCGGGCAGGTCCTGATCCGCGGAGCCGGTGAGCGCGGGCTGTGCGCGGGCGGCGACATCCGGGCCATCCACGACGACGCCAAGGCCGGGAACACCGCCTCCGCCGGCTTCTGGCGCGACGAGTACCGGCTCAACGCGCGCATCGCCCGCTACCCCAAGCCGTACGTCGCCCTCATGGACGGCATCGTGATGGGCGGCGGCGTCGGCGTCTCCTCCCACGGCAGCGTCCGGGTCGTCACCGAACGCTCCCGCGTGGCCATGCCCGAGACCGGCATCGGCTTCGTCCCGGACGTCGGCGGGACCTGGCTGCTGGGCCGCGCCCCCGGCCGGCTCGGCACCCATCTCGCCCTCACCGGCACCGCCGTGGGCGCCGCGGACGCGCTGCTCTGCGGGCTGGCCGACCACTTCGTACCCGCCGCGCGCCTCCCGGAGCTCACCGCCGCGCTCGCCACGGCCCCCGCCGACGAGGTCCTGCCGCGGTACGCCGCCGCGCCCGAGCCCGGGGTACTCGCCGGCGGGCGCTCCTGGATCGACCACTGCTACGCGGCCGGCACGGTCGAGGAGATCGTGGAGAGGCTGCTCGGCCAGGGCGACCCGGCGGCGAAGGAGGCCGCCGAGACGATCCTGGCCAAGTCCCCGACCGCGCTGAAGGCCACCCTCGCCGCGGTGCGCCGGTCCGCAGCCCTCGGCACGCTGGAGGAGGCGCTGGCCCAGGAGTACCGGGTCTCCTGCAACGCGCTGACCTCGCCCGACCTGGTGGAGGGCATCCGGGCGCAGGTCGTAGACAAGGACCGCAACCCGCGCTGGTCCCCGCCGACCCTGGCCGGGGTCACCGCAGCCGACGTCGAGCGGTTCTTCGCCCCGCTGGGCGAGGACCGCGAGCTGCGCCTGCCGTAG